The following proteins are co-located in the Crassostrea angulata isolate pt1a10 unplaced genomic scaffold, ASM2561291v2 HiC_scaffold_124, whole genome shotgun sequence genome:
- the LOC128169386 gene encoding uncharacterized protein LOC128169386, which yields MVSTSTQCSSLTDNIPLRVAAGLTPVLQQHAVENVEDNDDDSDIEGGDIEGSDEDPDFDLDSEYPESDSSDEEDEEFQLSTDITPEEERQFLVSEVKLAKLLQNCRVCGSTCHTVVNGVCGTMISTSSVCPNGHSSTWESQRCHHGMPWANLLVAGAIVFSGANASKSLRLFRHLNLQMMSMSTFSRLQASYVVPASIFTWDFHQQTLLAEYQGRSLTLGGDERCDSPGFSA from the coding sequence ATGGTGTCCACAAGTACTCAGTGCTCAAGCCTGACTGACAACATTCCACTTAGAGTAGCTGCTGGTCTGACCCCTGTCCTTCAGCAGCATGCAGTTGAGAATGTGGAGGACAATGATGATGATAGTGACATTGAGGGTGGTGACATTGAGGGTAGTGATGAGGACCCTGACTTTGACCTAGATAGTGAATATCCAGAGAGTGATAGCAGTGATGAAGAGGATGAAGAATTCCAGCTGAGCACTGATATAACACCGGAAGAAGAGAGACAGTTTTTAGTGTCTGAGGTAAAGTTAGCCAAACTTTTGCAAAACTGTAGAGTTTGCGGTAGTACATGTCACACAGTAGTGAATGGTGTTTGTGGAACCATGATTTCAACATCCTCTGTGTGCCCTAATGGACACTCCAGTACTTGGGAAAGCCAAAGATGCCATCATGGAATGCCATGGGCAAATTTGTTGGTTGCCGGTGCTATTGTGTTTAGTGGAGCGAATGCCTCAAAAAGCCTCAGACTCTTTCGACATCTGAACCTGCAGATGATGTCCATGTCCACATTCAGCAGACTGCAGGCATCTTATGTTGTACCTGCCTCCATTTTCACATGGGACTTCCATCAACAGACCCTTCTTGCGGAGTACCAGGGAAGATCTTTGACCCTTGGTGGAGACGAACGGTGTGATTCTCCTGGATTCTCAGCG